The following proteins are encoded in a genomic region of Glycine max cultivar Williams 82 chromosome 18, Glycine_max_v4.0, whole genome shotgun sequence:
- the LOC100790537 gene encoding cyclin-dependent protein kinase inhibitor SMR6 yields MGFSEKAQLEGAFDSDTNNNNRKWVIAGIALRAPLKPIYTIPMEKEQKEEVETEDCSSSTTPTNVESKIPTPFTCPPAPRKRKPASKKCNYRRGGGVVREFFTPPDLETVFIRHVEKAI; encoded by the coding sequence ATGGGATTCTCCGAGAAGGCGCAACTAGAGGGAGCATTTGATTCAGATACCAACAATAATAATCGAAAATGGGTTATCGCTGGAATCGCGTTACGTGCACCGTTGAAGCCAATTTACACTATCCCTATGGAGAAGGAGCAAAAGGAAGAGGTTGAAACAGAGGATTGTTCAAGTTCAACAACACCAACAAACGTGGAATCGAAGATCCCAACACCGTTCACGTGCCCACCTGCTCCCAGGAAGCGGAAACCCGCGTCGAAGAAGTGCAATTATCGTCGCGGTGGTGGAGTTGTTAGAGAGTTCTTCACGCCACCTGACTTGGAAACCGTGTTCATACGCCACGTTGAAAAGGCTATTTGA